Proteins co-encoded in one Candidatus Krumholzibacteriia bacterium genomic window:
- the hybB gene encoding Ni/Fe-hydrogenase cytochrome b subunit — protein sequence MTTMTNKILRQVLQPWRILGLVILAFGLVATIRRFALGLGASTNLTDEFPWGLWVSFDVLCGVGLAAGGFTISAMVYIFRMEKYRPLARPAVMTAFIGYLLVVGGLIYDLGLPWRLWHAMVHWNHHSVMFEVAWCVMLYTSVLAAEVSAMVFERLKMARAAHIAHMFTLPLTIAAVCLSMLHQSSLGTVFLLVPGRLHELWYSPLLPFLYFASAIGVGLSMAIVESTLSARAFRRCVEAKVLQGVARVAVWVYAIYVSLRIGDLVVRDQLHHVLEFDRAAWFFLVEISVGFVIPLVLYMIPKVRRNTHWLYHAAQMAVFGFIVNRMNVGITGFEVVEGVSYVPSWEEMAVTLSLVTVGVIAFNLAGRFLPVFEAEPEDELAKEVFAARQREREAQRAGGAIPRGAVPSAGTIDPPDGSTI from the coding sequence ATGACGACGATGACGAACAAGATCCTCCGCCAGGTGTTGCAGCCCTGGAGGATCCTGGGTCTGGTGATCCTCGCCTTCGGCCTGGTGGCGACCATTCGACGCTTCGCGCTGGGCCTGGGCGCTTCGACGAATCTCACCGACGAGTTCCCGTGGGGGCTCTGGGTGAGCTTCGACGTCCTCTGCGGTGTGGGCCTCGCAGCCGGTGGCTTCACCATCAGCGCGATGGTCTACATCTTCCGCATGGAGAAGTACCGACCGCTGGCCCGTCCGGCGGTCATGACGGCCTTCATCGGCTATCTGCTGGTGGTCGGTGGGCTGATCTACGACCTGGGTCTTCCCTGGCGCCTGTGGCACGCCATGGTCCATTGGAACCACCACTCGGTGATGTTCGAGGTGGCCTGGTGCGTGATGCTGTACACGTCGGTGTTGGCCGCCGAGGTCTCGGCCATGGTGTTCGAGCGGCTGAAGATGGCCCGGGCGGCGCACATCGCCCACATGTTCACCCTGCCGCTGACGATCGCCGCGGTCTGCCTGTCGATGCTCCACCAGAGCTCGCTCGGCACCGTGTTCCTGCTGGTTCCCGGTCGCCTGCACGAGCTGTGGTACTCGCCGCTGCTGCCGTTCCTGTACTTCGCCTCGGCCATCGGGGTGGGTCTGTCGATGGCGATCGTCGAATCGACGCTCAGCGCGCGGGCCTTCCGCCGCTGCGTCGAGGCCAAGGTGCTGCAGGGTGTCGCCCGCGTGGCGGTGTGGGTCTACGCGATCTACGTCTCGTTGCGGATCGGTGACCTGGTCGTCCGCGATCAGCTGCACCACGTGCTCGAGTTCGACCGCGCGGCCTGGTTCTTCCTGGTCGAAATCAGCGTCGGATTCGTGATCCCGCTCGTCCTGTACATGATCCCGAAGGTCCGCCGGAACACGCACTGGCTGTACCACGCGGCCCAGATGGCGGTCTTCGGTTTCATCGTCAACCGGATGAACGTCGGAATCACGGGCTTCGAGGTCGTCGAGGGCGTCAGCTACGTCCCGTCGTGGGAAGAGATGGCGGTCACGCTTTCGCTCGTGACGGTCGGCGTGATCGCGTTCAACTTGGCGGGTAGATTCCTGCCGGTCTTCGAGGCCGAGCCCGAGGACGAGCTGGCGAAGGAGGTCTTCGCGGCCCGTCAGCGGGAACGAGAA